The proteins below come from a single Sorghum bicolor cultivar BTx623 chromosome 4, Sorghum_bicolor_NCBIv3, whole genome shotgun sequence genomic window:
- the LOC8059048 gene encoding uncharacterized protein LOC8059048 encodes MTTTKNLKQHQQQQQHVLPMAAPLRTKLLLCAALGFTLGVVATAFLMTSSSSAASAALRGRGGALAGLFLPPSPATRNAVQQDRRPPPAAARSQPKQAGAVVPPAMIRRSRTSDAPPLPAAGMPPPPVPPAPAGITSATAPPPPPPGIRGENGQAPPRLTTTTTASGGNGSGSIFGDDDDDDEELMARAAAAPREVPAGTVPRVAFLFLTRWDLPMAPLWEKFFEGHRGLYNVYVHSDPAFNGSEPPETSAFYRRRIPSKEVKWGEVSMVEAERRLLAHALLDDHSNARFVLLSESHVPLFDLPTVHSYLVNSTKVYLESYDQPGATGRGRYSRRMSPVVSPWQWRKGSQWFDLDRPLAADVVADRVYFPLFRRFCRRSCYADEHYLPTLLNIIRRTSSSAAGANRSLTWVDWSHGGPHPARFTRMEVTVDFLRWLRGGAGSTCTYNGRTTTLCFLFARKFLPNSLTRFLRFAPKVMGFG; translated from the exons ATGACGACGACCAAGAACCTTAAGcagcatcagcagcagcagcagcatgtgTTGCCCATGGCGGCCCCTCTCAGGACCAAGCTCCTGCTCTGCGCCGCGCTCGGCTTCACGCTCGGCGTCGTCGCCACCGCGTTCCTCATGACCTCTTCCTcgtccgccgcctccgccgcgctCCGGGGACGAGGAGGAGCGCTCGCCGGCCTCTTCTTACCACCGTCCCCCGCCACCCGGAACGCCGTCCAGCAGGATCgacggccgccgccggcggcagcGCGTTCGCAGCCCAAACAAGCAGGCGCGGTGGTCCCGCCAGCGATGATCCGCCGGTCTCGGACGTCCGACGCCCCGCCGCTGCCGGCCGCGGGCATGCCACCACCGCCGGTTCCTCCGGCGCCGGCGGGCATTACTAGCGCTACTgcccccccgccgccgccgcctggtaTTCGCGGCGAGAACGGACAGGCACCGCCTCggcttactactactactactgcctCCGGCGGCAATGGTAGTGGCAGCATCTtcggtgacgacgacgacgacgatgaggagCTGATGgcccgggcggcggcggcgccgaggGAGGTGCCGGCCGGGACGGTCCCCAGGGTGGCGTTCCTGTTCCTCACGCGCTGGGACCTGCCCATGGCGCCGCTGTGGGAGAAATTCTTTGAGGGGCACCGGGGACTCTACAACGTCTACGTGCACTCCGACCCGGCGTTCAACGGGTCCGAGCCGCCGGAGACCTCCGCCTTCTACCGCCGGAGAATCCCAAGCAAG GAGGTGAAATGGGGCGAGGTCAGCATGGTGGAGGCGGAGCGTCGTCTTCTAGCGCACGCCCTCCTGGACGACCACTCCAACGCGCGCTTCGTGCTCCTATCGGAGTCGCACGTGCCGCTGTTCGACCTCCCGACGGTGCACTCGTACCTCGTCAACTCCACCAAGGTGTACCTCGAGTCGTACGACCAGCCGGGCGCCACGGGCCGCGGCCGCTACAGCCGCCGGATGAGCCCCGTCGTGTCCCCCTGGCAGTGGCGCAAGGGCTCCCAGTGGTTCGACCTCGACCGCCCGCTCGCCGCCGACGTCGTCGCCGACCGCGTCTACTTCCCGCTCTTCCGCCGCTTCTGCCGCCGCAGCTGCTACGCCGACGAGCATTACCTGCCGACGCTCCTCAACATCATCCGGCgcacgtcgtcgtcggcggcggggGCCAACCGGAGCCTGACGTGGGTCGACTGGTCCCACGGCGGCCCGCACCCGGCGAGGTTCACGAGGATGGAGGTCACCGTCGACTTCCTCCGGTGGCTCAGGGGCGGCGCCGGCAGCACGTGCACGTACAACGGCAGGACCACCACCCTCTGCTTCCTTTTCGCCAGGAAGTTCCTGCCCAACTCGCTCACCAGGTTCTTGAGATTCGCGCCCAAGGTCATGGGTTTTGGCTAA